A portion of the Deinococcus planocerae genome contains these proteins:
- a CDS encoding PIN domain-containing protein — protein MRRLILDTQCLLSAVAAYAQGRETTLARVWYEFRTRETQLVFGEELLLEVGRVLDYPSVARLGISSGTAFAAAANLLLLGEYHAPVPRNAWPSLSDPNDWHLLDLLYSAQADALVTRDARVLAAGKALKMPVKTPEALGGDPSS, from the coding sequence TTGAGACGTCTGATCCTCGACACCCAGTGCCTCCTGAGTGCCGTTGCCGCCTATGCCCAGGGTCGGGAGACGACCCTCGCCCGCGTTTGGTACGAGTTCCGCACCCGTGAGACGCAACTGGTCTTCGGCGAGGAGTTGCTGCTCGAAGTCGGGCGCGTTCTGGATTACCCCAGCGTGGCGCGGCTGGGCATCTCTTCGGGCACGGCGTTCGCCGCGGCGGCCAACCTGCTCCTGTTGGGTGAGTATCACGCCCCGGTCCCCCGCAACGCCTGGCCTTCCCTGAGCGACCCGAACGACTGGCATCTGCTCGACCTGCTGTACTCTGCCCAGGCGGATGCGCTCGTCACGCGGGATGCCCGGGTGCTGGCGGCGGGAAAGGCGTTGAAAATGCCGGTCAAGACGCCCGAGGCGCTCGGGGGCGATCCTTCCTCGTGA
- a CDS encoding helix-turn-helix domain-containing protein produces MALVPTPQTVFTLAEVAAVLRVTPETIRRRIVAGELSAVEVGGRERKQYRITANDLARWLGSERAAQLFGIGAGLLALERAFAERGEEEVEAAIAEAVEAVRQRRSPAGEVLPPPTAAEIRKRFPDS; encoded by the coding sequence GTGGCCCTTGTCCCCACCCCACAAACCGTCTTCACCCTGGCTGAAGTGGCGGCAGTCCTGCGGGTGACGCCGGAGACCATTCGGCGCAGGATCGTCGCTGGAGAGTTGTCAGCGGTCGAGGTTGGAGGCAGGGAGCGCAAGCAGTACCGCATCACGGCGAACGATCTTGCGCGTTGGCTCGGTTCGGAGCGTGCCGCCCAACTCTTCGGGATCGGTGCGGGCCTGCTGGCTCTGGAGCGCGCCTTCGCCGAACGAGGCGAGGAGGAGGTGGAGGCCGCCATCGCGGAGGCGGTCGAGGCGGTTCGGCAACGGAGGTCGCCTGCTGGAGAGGTTCTGCCGCCTCCCACCGCCGCTGAGATCAGGAAGCGTTTTCCCGACTCTTGA
- a CDS encoding AAA family ATPase produces MAPSLLVVSGLPASGKTYLGSRLARELGWPFVSKDEYKELLHEALPELTRAQAGPLSFGIMYHAAGVILAAGGNVVLETHFYRGLSEPKITALAQAHAARVVQLFCEAPLPELRRRHAERVATGEHPHIHQPFAHEELPENACWSPLALNAPLLRVDTTTPLALPDLTRWIREQT; encoded by the coding sequence GTGGCGCCCTCCCTCCTCGTCGTCTCCGGCCTGCCCGCCTCCGGCAAGACCTACCTCGGCTCGCGGCTGGCGCGGGAGCTGGGCTGGCCCTTCGTGAGTAAGGACGAGTACAAGGAGCTGCTGCACGAGGCGCTGCCGGAGCTGACCCGGGCGCAGGCCGGGCCGCTGAGCTTCGGGATCATGTACCACGCGGCGGGGGTGATTCTGGCGGCGGGTGGGAACGTGGTGCTGGAGACGCACTTCTACCGGGGGTTGAGCGAGCCGAAGATTACGGCACTCGCGCAGGCTCACGCGGCGCGGGTCGTCCAACTCTTCTGCGAGGCGCCCCTCCCCGAGCTCAGGCGGCGGCACGCCGAGCGGGTGGCGACGGGCGAGCATCCCCACATCCACCAGCCCTTCGCCCACGAGGAGCTGCCCGAAAACGCCTGCTGGTCCCCCCTGGCGCTGAACGCCCCGCTGCTCCGGGTGGACACGACGACGCCCCTCGCCCTCCCCGACCTCACCCGCTGGATACGGGAACAGACTTGA
- a CDS encoding 2,3-bisphosphoglycerate-independent phosphoglycerate mutase — protein MSDLIDTIRPLAKKTDSKILMVVLDGVAGLPLTTNGETELAAAQTPNLDALAVEAQLGLIEPVGPGITPGSGPGHLSLFGYDPLKYVVGRGALSAVGIGVRLNAGDVAVRGNFATLGKGRVIEDRRAGRPSNEKNAEIVARLREAIPEIGGTPVEVYTESEHRFVVVFRSRGLDEAGQGLGANISDVDPQVTGVQPMLAVAGDTTSAPTADLVNTFVQRAEAALQGEPEVNGVLFRGYSDVPHFPSFANIYGLRAACIASYPMYRGLASLVGMDILPVEGEEDALEGKVRALTENWAKYDFFYWHVKKTDSTGEDGDFAEKVHKIELFDALLPDLLALKPDVLCIVGDHSTPSKLKSHSWHPVPLLIRSDYGRKDLAARYTEEEAQRGSLGLRRGTDIMPLLMANALKLQKYGA, from the coding sequence ATGAGCGACCTGATCGACACCATCCGGCCCCTGGCGAAGAAGACCGACAGCAAAATCCTGATGGTCGTCCTCGACGGGGTGGCGGGCCTGCCGCTGACGACGAACGGCGAGACCGAACTCGCCGCCGCCCAGACGCCCAACCTCGACGCGCTCGCGGTGGAGGCGCAACTTGGCCTGATCGAGCCCGTCGGGCCGGGCATCACGCCGGGGAGCGGCCCGGGGCACCTCAGCCTCTTCGGGTACGACCCCCTGAAGTACGTGGTGGGGCGCGGGGCGCTCTCGGCGGTCGGCATCGGGGTGAGGCTGAATGCCGGGGACGTGGCCGTGCGCGGCAACTTCGCCACCCTGGGCAAGGGCCGCGTGATTGAGGACCGCCGCGCCGGGCGCCCCTCCAACGAGAAGAACGCCGAGATCGTCGCGAGGTTGCGCGAGGCCATTCCCGAGATAGGGGGCACCCCGGTCGAGGTCTACACCGAAAGCGAGCACCGCTTCGTGGTCGTCTTCCGCTCGCGCGGGCTCGACGAGGCGGGGCAGGGGCTCGGCGCGAACATCAGCGACGTGGACCCCCAGGTAACGGGCGTGCAGCCCATGCTCGCCGTCGCCGGGGACACGACGAGTGCGCCCACCGCCGACCTCGTGAACACCTTCGTGCAGCGGGCGGAGGCGGCGTTGCAAGGTGAGCCCGAGGTCAACGGCGTGCTCTTCCGCGGCTACAGCGACGTGCCGCATTTCCCCAGTTTCGCCAACATCTACGGCCTTCGCGCGGCCTGCATCGCCTCCTACCCGATGTACCGCGGCCTTGCGAGCCTCGTCGGCATGGACATCCTCCCCGTCGAGGGCGAGGAGGACGCACTGGAGGGCAAGGTCAGGGCCCTCACCGAGAACTGGGCCAAGTACGACTTCTTCTACTGGCACGTCAAGAAGACCGACTCGACCGGCGAGGACGGCGACTTCGCCGAGAAGGTCCACAAGATCGAGCTGTTCGACGCCCTGCTCCCCGACCTGCTGGCCCTCAAGCCCGACGTGCTCTGCATCGTGGGCGACCACTCCACCCCGAGCAAGCTCAAAAGCCACTCCTGGCACCCGGTCCCCCTCCTGATCCGCAGCGACTACGGGCGTAAGGACCTCGCCGCGCGCTACACCGAGGAGGAGGCGCAGCGGGGCAGCCTGGGCCTGCGGCGCGGCACCGACATCATGCCGCTGCTGATGGCGAACGCGCTGAAATTGCAGAAGTACGGGGCGTAG
- a CDS encoding TerC family protein: MFGLEMPPLNAETWAILGTLVLLEGLLSADNALVLAVMVRHLAGDLQRKALAYGIGGAVVLRILGVLLASYVLEYWWLRAFGALYLAYLAISHFLKHKTSEEDGAGKARGRGFWATVVLLNLTDLAFSVDSILAGVALIPRDMPPQQGLTIVVIGGIIGLILMRFAATIFLRVLNRYPAMDNVAYALVGWIAVKLGVETLEAAHEVYPAVPTFHLPQTLFWTVMAAIAVIGTFLATRKPAMTEAAAEAKAERVVHTIDDMVVDAADGRIDGR, from the coding sequence ATGTTCGGACTCGAAATGCCCCCCCTCAACGCCGAGACCTGGGCGATCCTCGGCACCCTCGTCTTGCTGGAGGGCCTGCTCTCGGCGGACAACGCCCTCGTCCTCGCCGTGATGGTGCGGCACCTCGCCGGGGACCTCCAGCGCAAGGCGCTCGCCTACGGCATCGGCGGGGCCGTCGTGTTGCGAATCCTGGGCGTGCTGCTCGCCTCGTACGTGCTGGAATACTGGTGGCTGCGGGCCTTCGGGGCGCTCTACCTCGCCTACCTCGCCATCAGCCACTTCCTGAAGCACAAGACCTCCGAGGAAGACGGCGCGGGGAAGGCCCGGGGGCGCGGCTTCTGGGCGACCGTGGTGCTGCTCAACCTCACCGACCTCGCCTTCAGCGTGGACTCGATTCTGGCGGGGGTGGCGCTCATCCCGCGCGACATGCCGCCCCAGCAGGGCCTGACCATCGTGGTGATCGGCGGCATCATCGGACTGATCCTGATGCGCTTCGCGGCGACGATCTTTCTCAGGGTGCTCAACCGCTACCCGGCGATGGACAACGTGGCCTACGCCCTGGTGGGCTGGATCGCCGTCAAGCTCGGCGTCGAGACGCTGGAGGCCGCCCACGAGGTCTACCCGGCGGTGCCCACCTTCCATCTGCCCCAGACCCTCTTCTGGACCGTGATGGCGGCCATCGCCGTCATCGGCACCTTCCTCGCCACCCGCAAGCCCGCCATGACCGAAGCCGCCGCCGAGGCCAAGGCCGAGCGGGTGGTCCACACCATCGACGACATGGTGGTGGACGCCGCCGACGGGCGCATCGACGGGCGCTGA
- the trmH gene encoding tRNA (guanosine(18)-2'-O)-methyltransferase TrmH codes for MTPERYEKIRRVLSRRQPTLGVLMDEVHKPHNFSAILRTCDAVGVLTAHAVPPKGGSLPTFDATSGSAHKWVEVRRHADAESAVRELQAQGVQVLATHLSTRSLDYREPDYTRPTCVLLGAEKWGVSDEAASLADANIVIPMFGMVQSLNVSVAAATILFEAQRQRLAAGMYDTPQLSPGELDRLAFEWAYPGLAPGLRGRGEPYPALDEAGQIVR; via the coding sequence ATGACCCCCGAGCGGTACGAGAAGATTCGGCGCGTCCTGAGCCGGCGCCAGCCTACCCTGGGCGTCTTGATGGACGAGGTGCACAAGCCCCACAACTTCAGCGCCATCCTGCGCACCTGCGACGCGGTGGGGGTGCTCACCGCCCACGCCGTGCCCCCGAAGGGCGGGTCATTGCCCACCTTCGACGCCACGAGCGGCAGCGCCCACAAGTGGGTGGAGGTCCGCAGGCACGCGGACGCGGAGAGCGCCGTGCGCGAGTTGCAGGCGCAGGGCGTGCAGGTTCTCGCCACCCACCTCAGCACGCGCAGCCTCGACTACCGCGAGCCCGACTACACCCGCCCGACCTGCGTCCTGCTCGGCGCCGAGAAGTGGGGGGTGTCGGACGAGGCCGCCTCTCTCGCCGACGCGAACATCGTGATCCCCATGTTCGGCATGGTGCAAAGCCTCAACGTGTCGGTCGCCGCCGCCACCATCCTCTTCGAGGCCCAGCGGCAGCGCCTCGCGGCGGGGATGTACGACACGCCGCAGCTCTCTCCCGGTGAACTCGACCGCCTCGCCTTCGAGTGGGCGTACCCGGGGCTCGCCCCCGGCCTGCGCGGGCGCGGCGAACCCTACCCGGCGCTCGACGAGGCGGGGCAGATCGTGCGCTGA
- a CDS encoding peptidoglycan-binding domain-containing protein codes for MRLALPLLAALLLCPALAAPGPGDVERATTRVAQALDGVLRGCPTSFARIGTPDKRCVGAGGTVEGVRVRLGSALGADLYGVWRSRDEQRSVYNWLRTPGGYVYVRVQPDPDGRAQTLVYLDLPPGSVGATGNGSTGSATGSATPSTTPQGGVSVRRPTPAPAPVTPARPAPRATPQPTAPAAPARTAPQPSPQASAPATPSPGPSTSGNLAPVAFRRTLQLQAQRQNGADVEAVQNRLIALTRPSGGGRGDGWYGPVTAATVRAFQASNGLPVTGRVDQATWNLLFSGEARTFPASAIR; via the coding sequence ATGAGGCTCGCCCTGCCCCTCCTCGCCGCCCTGCTGCTTTGCCCTGCCCTCGCCGCCCCGGGCCCCGGGGACGTGGAGCGGGCCACCACGCGCGTCGCCCAGGCGCTCGACGGGGTGTTGCGGGGCTGCCCGACGAGTTTTGCCCGCATCGGCACCCCCGACAAGAGGTGCGTGGGGGCGGGCGGCACTGTCGAGGGCGTGCGGGTGCGGCTCGGCTCGGCCCTGGGGGCCGACCTCTACGGCGTGTGGCGCAGCCGCGACGAGCAGCGCAGCGTCTACAACTGGCTGCGCACCCCCGGCGGCTACGTCTACGTGCGCGTGCAGCCCGACCCCGACGGGCGCGCCCAGACCCTGGTCTACCTCGACCTGCCGCCCGGCAGCGTGGGCGCCACGGGCAACGGGAGCACGGGTTCGGCCACAGGCTCGGCGACGCCCTCCACCACCCCCCAGGGAGGCGTGAGCGTGCGTCGCCCCACCCCGGCCCCCGCCCCGGTCACCCCGGCGAGGCCCGCGCCCCGGGCTACCCCCCAGCCGACCGCGCCCGCCGCCCCGGCCCGCACCGCTCCCCAGCCGAGCCCGCAGGCGTCTGCCCCGGCCACCCCCTCTCCTGGCCCGTCCACGTCCGGGAACCTCGCGCCCGTGGCCTTCCGGCGAACCCTGCAACTCCAGGCCCAGCGGCAAAACGGAGCGGACGTCGAGGCCGTGCAAAACCGCCTGATCGCCCTCACGCGCCCGAGCGGCGGCGGGCGCGGCGACGGCTGGTACGGCCCGGTCACCGCCGCCACCGTGCGCGCCTTCCAGGCCTCCAACGGGCTGCCCGTCACGGGCCGGGTGGATCAGGCGACCTGGAATCTCCTCTTCAGCGGGGAGGCCCGGACCTTCCCCGCGAGCGCGATCCGCTAG
- a CDS encoding DUF1499 domain-containing protein → MRRLLWVPVLVLAACAPRFQPPVTYAASRAQVLATVAQTLETDRRAPGGWNIVQRDEGYLKAEARSPRVFADGPNAGIRESVTVMVSVAGDETVATVSISTSPAAAYVDRRITAALDARFKRR, encoded by the coding sequence ATGAGGAGACTGCTGTGGGTCCCGGTGTTGGTGCTGGCGGCGTGTGCCCCGCGGTTCCAGCCGCCCGTGACCTACGCCGCCTCACGGGCGCAGGTGCTGGCGACGGTGGCGCAGACCCTGGAGACGGACCGCCGGGCGCCGGGCGGCTGGAACATCGTGCAGCGCGACGAGGGCTACCTCAAGGCCGAGGCCCGCAGCCCGCGCGTGTTCGCTGACGGCCCGAATGCGGGCATCCGCGAGAGCGTGACCGTGATGGTGTCGGTGGCCGGAGACGAGACCGTCGCCACCGTCTCCATCAGCACGAGCCCGGCGGCGGCGTACGTGGACCGCAGGATCACGGCGGCGCTGGACGCGCGGTTCAAACGGCGCTGA
- the lpdA gene encoding dihydrolipoyl dehydrogenase produces MTNSYDFDVLVIGAGPGGYHAAIRAAQLGLRAACAEREAVGGVCLNIGCIPTKALLHAGEQVAAARHASDFGLTFGEQKLDVAKLNGWKDGIVKKLTGGVAGLFRANKVTHLVGQASFVDAHTVKVGDKTYTAANVIIATGSEPAKIRGLDVDQQQIVDSTGALNVPDPIPARMLCVGGGVISFEFSHIYNNLGSKVKIIEFLPTIIPGADADAVKEFGKSMKKQGIEFETETKANSAVKKDDGVHVEIENVKTGEKRTEVFDRVLVAVGRRPRLDGLNLEVTGVAQNERGFIPADVQQRTNVPHIFAIGDVAGNPMLAHKAMKEGVVAAEVIAGKPAAQDAVAIPGVVYTSPELAWVGLTEGEARDKGYNVRTGVFPLSASGRAMTLQQTDGFVKMVVDHDTDLLLGVHIVAAHGSDMLGEASLALEMGATATDVALTIHAHPTLGESVLEAAEAVHRQAIHIVNR; encoded by the coding sequence ATGACGAACTCTTACGACTTCGACGTGCTCGTGATCGGCGCGGGTCCCGGCGGCTATCACGCGGCGATCCGGGCGGCCCAGCTCGGCCTGCGGGCGGCGTGTGCCGAGCGCGAGGCGGTGGGCGGCGTGTGCCTGAACATCGGCTGTATTCCCACCAAGGCGCTGCTCCACGCGGGCGAGCAGGTGGCCGCCGCCCGCCACGCCTCCGACTTCGGCCTGACCTTCGGCGAGCAGAAGCTCGACGTGGCGAAGCTCAACGGCTGGAAGGACGGCATCGTCAAGAAGCTCACGGGCGGCGTGGCGGGCCTCTTCCGCGCGAACAAGGTCACCCACCTCGTCGGGCAGGCGAGTTTCGTGGACGCGCACACCGTGAAGGTCGGCGACAAGACCTACACGGCGGCGAACGTCATCATCGCCACGGGCAGCGAGCCCGCCAAGATTCGCGGCCTGGACGTGGACCAGCAGCAGATCGTGGACTCGACGGGGGCCCTGAACGTGCCCGACCCCATCCCCGCGCGGATGCTGTGCGTGGGCGGCGGGGTGATCAGTTTCGAGTTCTCGCACATCTACAACAACCTCGGCTCGAAGGTGAAGATCATCGAGTTCCTGCCGACGATCATCCCGGGCGCCGACGCCGACGCGGTGAAGGAGTTCGGCAAGTCGATGAAAAAGCAGGGCATCGAGTTCGAGACTGAGACGAAGGCGAACTCCGCCGTGAAGAAGGACGACGGCGTTCACGTCGAGATCGAGAACGTGAAAACCGGCGAGAAGCGCACGGAGGTCTTCGACCGGGTGCTCGTCGCGGTGGGCCGCCGCCCGCGCCTGGACGGGCTGAACCTGGAGGTGACGGGCGTGGCCCAGAACGAGCGCGGCTTCATCCCCGCCGACGTGCAGCAGCGCACGAACGTGCCCCACATCTTCGCCATCGGGGACGTGGCCGGAAACCCCATGCTCGCCCACAAGGCGATGAAGGAGGGCGTGGTCGCCGCCGAGGTGATCGCCGGAAAGCCCGCCGCGCAGGATGCGGTGGCCATCCCCGGCGTCGTGTACACCAGCCCCGAACTCGCCTGGGTGGGCCTGACCGAGGGCGAGGCCCGCGACAAGGGTTACAACGTCCGCACGGGCGTCTTTCCCCTGAGTGCGTCGGGCCGCGCGATGACCCTCCAGCAGACCGACGGCTTCGTGAAGATGGTCGTGGACCACGACACCGACCTGCTCCTCGGCGTCCACATCGTCGCCGCGCACGGCAGCGACATGCTGGGGGAGGCGAGCCTCGCGCTGGAGATGGGGGCGACCGCCACCGACGTGGCCCTGACCATCCACGCCCACCCCACCCTCGGCGAGAGCGTGCTGGAGGCCGCCGAGGCCGTGCACAGGCAGGCCATCCACATCGTGAACCGCTGA
- the hemW gene encoding radical SAM family heme chaperone HemW, with protein MTAPHPAPTVRHLYVHVPFCPSICPYCDFHVLTRRAGLVERYLEGIEAEAARLAQGYAVDLDTVYLGGGTPSFLRDAELEALVGSIRRHLGWGRVENTLEVNPGTVSRERAGHWRRLGFDRASVGVQSLDDATLKFLGRQHDAEQAREAVTTLIGTGFRVSGDLITAVPGQPLEADIRGLVDLGVGHVSAYTLTVEPGTEFARRGVTVEEDDEREGFERTEALLGALGFTRYEVSNYARPGEESRHNLAYWHNRLSLGLGPGAAGHYPAEGESGLLSRRWTNPPLHGWLAGERPEVQDVDAAEFVTDALFMGLRLRDGVDLAGLSRRSGVDVRAVYAEPIAANVRRGLLTLEGGRLRATSQGWWTLNRVVTDFLEEPGAASTSSSRQ; from the coding sequence GTGACGGCCCCCCACCCCGCCCCCACCGTGCGCCACCTCTACGTGCACGTGCCCTTCTGCCCGAGCATCTGCCCGTACTGCGACTTCCACGTCCTGACCCGCCGGGCGGGGTTGGTCGAGCGCTACCTGGAGGGCATCGAGGCGGAGGCGGCCCGGCTGGCGCAGGGGTACGCGGTGGACCTCGACACGGTGTACCTGGGGGGCGGCACCCCGAGTTTCCTGCGGGACGCGGAGCTGGAAGCCCTCGTCGGCAGCATTCGGCGCCACCTGGGTTGGGGCCGGGTCGAGAACACGCTGGAGGTCAACCCGGGCACGGTGTCGCGTGAGCGCGCGGGCCACTGGCGACGCCTCGGCTTCGACCGCGCCTCCGTCGGCGTGCAGAGCCTCGACGACGCGACGCTGAAGTTCCTGGGGCGCCAGCACGACGCCGAGCAGGCGCGCGAAGCCGTGACCACGCTGATCGGCACGGGCTTCCGGGTGAGCGGCGACCTGATCACCGCCGTGCCGGGGCAGCCGTTGGAGGCGGACATTCGCGGCCTGGTGGACCTCGGGGTCGGGCACGTCAGCGCCTACACCCTGACGGTCGAGCCCGGCACCGAGTTCGCCCGCCGGGGCGTGACGGTCGAGGAGGACGACGAGCGCGAGGGCTTCGAGCGCACGGAGGCGCTGCTGGGCGCCCTCGGCTTCACCCGCTACGAGGTCAGCAACTACGCGCGCCCCGGCGAGGAGTCGCGGCACAACCTCGCCTACTGGCACAACCGCCTCTCCCTGGGCCTGGGACCGGGCGCGGCGGGGCATTACCCGGCAGAGGGGGAGAGCGGCCTCCTCTCCCGCCGCTGGACCAACCCCCCCCTCCACGGCTGGCTGGCGGGCGAGAGGCCCGAGGTGCAGGACGTGGACGCCGCCGAGTTCGTCACCGACGCCCTCTTCATGGGGCTGCGGCTGCGGGACGGGGTGGACCTCGCCGGGTTGTCGCGCCGCTCGGGGGTGGACGTACGCGCAGTCTACGCCGAGCCCATCGCGGCGAACGTGCGCCGGGGCCTGCTCACGCTGGAGGGCGGGCGGCTGCGCGCGACCTCCCAGGGGTGGTGGACGCTCAACCGCGTGGTGACGGATTTCCTGGAGGAGCCGGGCGCCGCATCTACCAGTTCGAGTCGTCAATGA
- a CDS encoding cytochrome P450, with protein MPILPVPRSDVRGLETLPEPPARRGDGHLRDWALSPLGLVEEGARRARADGVGLFRLRLGLPAVVGFSPEWNRRLLGDLATFRSAGSFSRVVPYLSGGVILTDAPGHGPRRQAVNPGFGRRHLEALRSRVRSALPPVPAGEFDALAWADRAVLGMLNAAYFGGEFDAELLHAFLAPLRLPFPLPTLPRPLLFARVDAELRRLARRRLTEGGGDDLLALLAPLPGGLEETRVSLAAAHDTTTHALAWAAWHLAAHPGWHAPEHHPTVLKETLRLFPPGWMGSRRLARDLSWEGVRLPRGTLALYSPYLSARDPSLWSEPDEFRPGRWQSPPPAWAYLPFGGGERVCLGMHLAHLLILEALAALPPLAPVRGDPGPRPGVTLGPTGPLVVRPAAAEWTGCGLGSEPDGLRATASGGVGS; from the coding sequence GTGCCGATCCTGCCCGTGCCCAGGTCCGACGTGCGCGGGCTGGAAACCCTGCCCGAGCCGCCCGCCCGGCGTGGCGACGGCCACCTGCGCGACTGGGCGCTCTCGCCGCTGGGGCTGGTCGAGGAGGGCGCGCGGCGGGCGAGGGCGGACGGCGTGGGCCTCTTCCGCCTGCGCCTGGGCCTGCCCGCCGTGGTGGGCTTCAGCCCCGAGTGGAACCGCCGCCTGCTCGGGGACCTCGCCACCTTCCGCAGCGCGGGGAGCTTCTCGCGGGTGGTGCCGTACCTCTCGGGCGGGGTGATCCTGACCGACGCGCCCGGCCACGGCCCCCGGCGGCAGGCGGTGAACCCCGGCTTCGGGCGGCGGCATCTGGAGGCCCTGCGCTCCCGCGTGCGCTCGGCCCTGCCCCCCGTCCCGGCGGGGGAGTTCGACGCCCTGGCCTGGGCCGACCGCGCCGTGCTCGGGATGCTCAACGCGGCGTACTTCGGCGGGGAGTTCGACGCGGAGCTGCTCCACGCCTTCCTCGCCCCGCTGCGGCTGCCCTTTCCGCTGCCCACCCTGCCCCGCCCGCTCCTCTTCGCGCGGGTGGACGCCGAGCTGCGCCGCCTCGCCCGCCGCCGGCTGACGGAGGGTGGGGGAGACGATCTCCTCGCCCTCCTCGCGCCCCTGCCCGGCGGGCTGGAGGAGACGCGGGTGAGCCTCGCCGCCGCCCACGACACGACCACCCACGCCCTCGCCTGGGCCGCGTGGCACCTCGCCGCCCACCCCGGGTGGCACGCGCCGGAACACCACCCCACCGTCCTCAAGGAGACGCTGCGCCTCTTTCCCCCCGGCTGGATGGGCAGCCGCCGCCTCGCCCGCGACCTGAGTTGGGAGGGGGTGCGCCTCCCGCGCGGCACCCTCGCCCTCTACAGCCCCTACCTCAGCGCCCGCGACCCCTCGCTCTGGAGTGAGCCCGACGAGTTCCGCCCGGGCCGCTGGCAGTCTCCGCCCCCCGCCTGGGCCTACCTGCCCTTCGGCGGCGGCGAGCGGGTGTGCCTGGGGATGCACCTCGCGCACCTCCTCATCCTGGAGGCGCTGGCCGCCCTGCCCCCCCTCGCCCCCGTGCGCGGCGACCCTGGCCCCCGCCCCGGCGTGACCCTGGGGCCGACGGGACCGCTGGTGGTGCGGCCCGCCGCTGCGGAGTGGACGGGATGTGGCCTGGGAAGCGAGCCGGATGGGCTGAGGGCGACGGCCTCCGGAGGCGTCGGCTCCTGA
- a CDS encoding phytoene desaturase family protein, with amino-acid sequence MRATASSPDHVIVLGAGFAGLAAALRLAGEGVRVTVLDHLDRPGGKAALGYEDFSSGPTVVTMPQIFRALHERTGLTLPPLDPARPTTTYHALGGRTFAPEALHVAGSLEPTLAQLGRAEGLEYVRLLGVARRIYQGAAPTFLFAPPPGRLRLARYAVTRGLGAAPWSSLARLVESGPFLTPFWLRFATYLGADPYRAPAVLHNVSWVELGSGVWHMEGGLGALAVRMWERAQALGVRFEFGTRVEHLITRGGQVVGAHTGRGVYTADAWVSAADRALTRGWLGLPDDRSPRGVSGFALQLRLSEDRGHAHHILWPADYAREWRDIRAGRLPTDPTLYLHLDGDRAFLLVNAPPDPGATDDPRGYGAFLLRGLQARLPLPVTDWHPLSPAEYARTSLRGALYGRAPHGLIGSLRPGWTHPGAHNLAQVGGTVHPGGGVPLSMLSGWNGAGGLLGLPYDDLDGPRVPGEGETWDAVQTPAG; translated from the coding sequence GTGAGGGCCACGGCGAGCTCCCCCGACCACGTGATCGTCCTCGGCGCGGGCTTCGCGGGGCTGGCGGCGGCGCTGCGGCTGGCAGGGGAGGGCGTGCGGGTCACCGTCCTCGACCATCTGGACCGCCCCGGCGGCAAGGCGGCGTTGGGCTACGAGGACTTCTCCAGCGGGCCGACGGTCGTCACCATGCCCCAGATCTTCCGCGCCCTGCACGAGCGGACCGGCCTGACTCTGCCCCCGCTCGACCCCGCGCGCCCCACGACGACCTATCACGCGCTCGGCGGGCGCACCTTCGCCCCGGAGGCGCTGCACGTGGCGGGCAGCCTGGAGCCCACCCTGGCGCAACTGGGCCGGGCGGAGGGGCTGGAGTACGTCCGCTTGCTCGGGGTCGCGCGGCGCATCTACCAGGGGGCGGCGCCCACCTTCCTCTTCGCGCCGCCGCCGGGTCGGCTGAGGCTGGCCCGCTACGCGGTCACGCGCGGGCTCGGCGCCGCCCCCTGGTCCAGCCTCGCCCGTCTGGTGGAGAGCGGCCCCTTCCTGACCCCCTTCTGGCTGCGCTTCGCCACCTATCTGGGGGCCGACCCCTACCGCGCCCCCGCCGTGCTGCACAACGTCTCCTGGGTCGAACTCGGCTCCGGGGTATGGCACATGGAGGGGGGCCTGGGGGCGCTCGCGGTGCGGATGTGGGAGCGGGCGCAGGCGCTGGGGGTGCGCTTCGAGTTCGGCACGCGGGTGGAACATCTGATCACGCGGGGGGGCCAGGTGGTGGGCGCCCACACGGGCCGGGGCGTCTACACCGCGGACGCCTGGGTGAGCGCCGCCGACCGGGCCCTCACGCGGGGCTGGCTGGGCCTCCCCGACGACCGCAGCCCGCGCGGGGTGAGCGGCTTCGCGCTGCAACTGCGGCTCTCGGAAGATCGCGGCCACGCCCACCACATCCTCTGGCCCGCCGACTACGCCCGGGAGTGGCGGGACATCCGCGCCGGGCGTCTCCCCACCGACCCCACCCTCTACCTGCACCTCGACGGGGACCGGGCCTTCCTCCTCGTGAACGCGCCGCCTGACCCCGGGGCGACGGACGATCCGCGCGGCTACGGCGCCTTCCTGCTGCGGGGGCTCCAGGCCCGGCTCCCCCTCCCGGTGACGGACTGGCACCCCCTCTCGCCCGCCGAGTACGCCCGGACCTCCCTGCGGGGGGCCCTGTATGGCCGCGCCCCCCACGGACTGATCGGCAGCCTGCGCCCCGGCTGGACGCACCCGGGCGCGCACAACCTCGCGCAGGTCGGCGGGACCGTCCACCCCGGCGGCGGCGTGCCCCTCTCCATGCTGAGCGGGTGGAACGGGGCGGGCGGGCTGCTCGGCCTGCCCTACGACGATCTGGACGGCCCCCGGGTGCCGGGGGAGGGGGAGACGTGGGACGCGGTGCAGACGCCCGCGGGCTAG